A window of the Diabrotica undecimpunctata isolate CICGRU chromosome 1, icDiaUnde3, whole genome shotgun sequence genome harbors these coding sequences:
- the LOC140432223 gene encoding tRNA 2'-phosphotransferase 1-like isoform X2, producing MNENNDIHLSKTLCWILRHEAIKLGLPILVNGYIPVSIILKHPSLRNYSTTDVERVVVSNVKQRFGLRNNNGVLEICANQGHSISVVDNSNLIPLNGDENIDVIHGTFYKNWESIKIEGLSRAKRNHIHFALGLPSDKSVISGVRKNCQVFIYINLKLATSDNLKFYRSANGVILSPGNENGFILPKYFIKVLDRSLINLI from the exons ATGAAT GAAAATAATGACATTCATTTGAGTAAAACCTTGTGTTGGATACTTCGTCATGAAGCTATAAAATTAGGACTGCCAATACTAGTGAATGGTTACATACCAGTGTCCATAATCCTGAAACATCCCTCTTTAAGGAACTATTCTACAACCGATGTGGAAAGGGTGGTTGTTTCAAACGTTAAACAGAGATTTGGTTTAAGAAACAATAATGGTGTACTAGAAATTTGTGCAAACCAAGGACATTCTATATCA GTAGTGGATAATTCTAACTTAATACCTTTAAATGGCGATGAAAATATTGACGTAATCCAtggaacattttataaaaattgggAAAGTATCAAAATTGAAGGCCTAAGCAGGGCTAAAAGAAACCATATACATTTTGCACTAGGTTTACCCAGTGATAAAAGTGTCATAAGTGGTGTTAGAAAAAATTGCcaagtttttatttatattaatctcAAATTAGCTACAAGTGATAATTTGAAATTTTACAGATCTGCTAATGGTGTAATTTTGAGTCCGGGAAATGAAAATGGTTTTATTTTGCCAAAATATTTCATTAAAGTTCTGGATAGATCTTtaataaatttgatttaa